In Actinomyces weissii, a genomic segment contains:
- the rpmG gene encoding 50S ribosomal protein L33 has translation MASKSADVRPKITLACSECKERNYITKKNRRNTPDRLAISKFCSRCGKHTEHRETR, from the coding sequence GTGGCTAGCAAGAGCGCGGACGTTCGCCCCAAGATCACTCTGGCGTGCTCGGAGTGCAAGGAGCGCAACTACATCACCAAGAAGAACCGCCGTAACACGCCGGACCGGCTGGCCATCAGCAAGTTCTGCTCCCGTTGCGGCAAGCACACCGAGCACCGTGAGACCCGCTGA
- a CDS encoding YajQ family cyclic di-GMP-binding protein: MAADSSFDVVSKLDRQEVDNAVNQTAKEISQRYDFRGVDAAVSLAGDTITLEANSAERVLAVLDVLQSKLFRRGVSLKALDLGDKEPRPSGKIYKLVCPLKEGLSQEVAKKITKAVRDEGPKGVKAVIQGDEVRVSSKSRDDLQATITLLKGLDVDAALQFVNYR; encoded by the coding sequence ATGGCAGCAGACTCCTCCTTCGACGTCGTCTCCAAGCTGGACCGCCAGGAGGTGGACAACGCCGTCAACCAGACCGCCAAGGAGATCTCCCAGCGCTACGACTTCCGGGGCGTGGACGCCGCCGTGTCGCTGGCCGGGGACACCATCACCCTGGAGGCCAACTCCGCCGAGCGCGTGCTGGCGGTCCTGGACGTGCTGCAGTCCAAGCTCTTCCGCCGCGGCGTGTCCCTCAAGGCCCTGGACCTGGGCGACAAGGAGCCCCGGCCCTCCGGCAAGATCTACAAGCTGGTCTGCCCGCTCAAGGAGGGGCTGAGCCAGGAGGTCGCCAAGAAGATCACCAAGGCCGTCCGGGACGAGGGCCCCAAAGGCGTCAAGGCCGTGATCCAGGGCGACGAGGTGCGCGTTTCCTCCAAGTCCCGGGACGACCTGCAGGCCACGATCACCCTGCTCAAGGGGCTCGACGTCGACGCCGCCCTGCAGTTCGTCAACTACCGCTGA
- a CDS encoding MaoC/PaaZ C-terminal domain-containing protein translates to MSRPGPVNPRLAGPQRAAAPAGGAPARSGRVGPVLEEVLQRCELADAGARAQQVTSLLRPALAGLDQVRQSLGEQQWDGLVHRRCRLRPGAPGQPSDDRQPAPEQACTTVEVLGRRAGWELLRASTCWRSPGAGTPRVVHDLARYLGQQPGAVPKVLPQAEALAGAVPGAGGPRLQLSPADVRAWAQASGDRNAIHVEPGRAHALGLPVGAGSVVVHGMLLAALSLAVAPLRAPEADLRFLRPLPLALDGTVWLAADRDGGLWHAGRLLLRRGDHRVRS, encoded by the coding sequence GTGAGCAGACCAGGCCCCGTCAACCCCAGGTTGGCGGGGCCTCAGCGTGCCGCGGCCCCCGCAGGTGGTGCTCCCGCCCGGTCCGGGCGGGTCGGTCCGGTCCTGGAGGAGGTGCTGCAGCGCTGCGAGCTGGCAGACGCTGGGGCGCGGGCGCAGCAGGTGACGTCGCTGCTCAGGCCGGCGCTGGCAGGGCTGGACCAGGTCAGGCAGTCCCTGGGGGAGCAGCAGTGGGACGGCCTGGTGCACCGCCGTTGCCGTTTGCGCCCCGGTGCGCCCGGGCAGCCGTCCGACGACCGGCAGCCTGCCCCGGAGCAGGCGTGCACCACGGTGGAGGTGCTGGGCAGACGCGCAGGCTGGGAGTTGCTGCGCGCCTCGACCTGCTGGCGGTCCCCGGGGGCGGGGACGCCCCGGGTCGTGCACGATCTCGCACGGTACCTGGGGCAGCAGCCCGGGGCTGTCCCCAAGGTCCTGCCGCAGGCGGAGGCGCTGGCTGGTGCCGTGCCTGGGGCAGGTGGGCCGCGGCTGCAGCTGTCTCCTGCTGATGTGCGGGCCTGGGCGCAGGCCAGCGGCGACCGTAACGCCATACACGTGGAGCCGGGCCGCGCGCACGCCTTGGGGCTGCCGGTGGGAGCTGGCTCGGTAGTGGTCCACGGCATGCTGCTGGCGGCCTTGTCCCTGGCGGTAGCACCCCTGCGTGCCCCTGAGGCGGACCTGCGGTTCCTGCGGCCGCTGCCCCTGGCCCTGGACGGTACGGTGTGGTTGGCGGCAGACCGGGACGGCGGCCTCTGGCACGCGGGACGGCTGCTGCTGCGCCGTGGTGACCACAGGGTGCGCAGCTAG